Proteins from one Peptococcaceae bacterium genomic window:
- a CDS encoding N-acyl homoserine lactonase family protein produces the protein MEKYQVIPINTGEFQAAEKSNFTYQVDAGVKIIAPLTAFLVKGKDKLVLVDTGGSDEEWARKYHHPIKQSEDQKPLNALKKLGVRPEDIDFVVDTHLHWDHCFNNALFTKAKIYVQQKELEYAISPLPPHYVYYESYQIGMYPQWLKSMERMVAVEGDYNLLPGIDLIFLPGHTPGFQGVLVNTEAGKCMIAGDTLPQYENWTGNPHASHLKRIVSGIHVNLFDYYRTMKRIEELSDYILPGHDLKVFEKAVYP, from the coding sequence ATGGAAAAATACCAGGTAATACCCATCAACACGGGTGAGTTTCAGGCTGCCGAGAAATCAAACTTCACTTACCAGGTCGATGCGGGCGTCAAGATTATTGCCCCGCTTACCGCTTTCCTGGTCAAGGGGAAAGACAAGCTGGTGCTGGTGGACACCGGCGGGAGCGACGAAGAGTGGGCCAGGAAATACCACCATCCCATCAAGCAAAGCGAGGACCAAAAACCGCTCAACGCTTTAAAGAAGCTTGGGGTAAGGCCCGAAGACATAGATTTCGTGGTTGACACCCACCTCCACTGGGACCACTGTTTCAACAACGCCCTTTTCACCAAGGCCAAGATTTATGTGCAGCAAAAGGAGCTGGAGTATGCCATCAGCCCGCTGCCGCCCCATTATGTGTATTACGAGTCTTACCAGATCGGTATGTATCCCCAGTGGCTGAAGAGCATGGAGAGGATGGTGGCCGTTGAAGGCGACTATAATCTCCTGCCGGGTATAGACTTAATATTCCTGCCCGGACACACCCCAGGTTTTCAGGGCGTTCTCGTAAACACGGAGGCAGGTAAATGCATGATTGCCGGAGACACCCTGCCGCAGTACGAAAACTGGACGGGCAACCCTCATGCCAGCCACCTGAAACGCATCGTCTCGGGCATCCATGTTAATCTTTTCGACTATTACCGGACCATGAAGAGGATCGAGGAACTATCCGATTACATTCTGCCGGGGCATGACCTGAAAGTGTTCGAGAAGGCTGTTTATCCCTAA
- a CDS encoding MmgE/PrpD family protein translates to MLFTERLADFVCGTSLDKIKPLVREKARDFFVDCLGCMLAGSQEPAVEIACNYVQTMGGDPVSTIIGRGRKNSPYHAALVNGVSAHVLDYDDVSSSMTGHPSVVVLPAVLAVGEEAGITGGKALEAYIIGVEVACAISRGFNPSHYSRGWHTTSTLGIFGAAAAAGKIIGLNREQMANALGIAASEASGLKINFGTMTKSFHAGRAAAKGLMAALLAGQGFTASPRAFEGEAGFAKVTTEKYDLERIVDTIGSPFEFESPGLSIKPYPSCKGTHNGIDAMLFLAREYDLKPQEVESIECGVQPVANDILIYPRPRTGLEGKFSMNFCVALALLEREVKLEHFVDSKVREPQVREAMEKVAMHVDPEMAKVAYFRGTWDTEVKVKLKNGKTYSKKVVDAKGDPGNPLTEEELFDKYRDCARLALPQEKIEKSVALLKNLPGLPGLSELVDLVASRN, encoded by the coding sequence ATGCTGTTTACGGAAAGACTGGCGGATTTTGTATGCGGGACCTCGCTGGATAAAATCAAGCCGCTTGTCCGGGAAAAAGCCAGGGACTTCTTTGTCGACTGCCTGGGCTGCATGCTGGCGGGGTCGCAAGAGCCTGCCGTGGAGATAGCCTGTAATTATGTGCAAACGATGGGCGGTGACCCTGTTTCAACAATTATTGGCCGCGGAAGAAAGAATTCCCCCTACCATGCTGCCCTGGTTAACGGGGTTTCCGCCCACGTTTTAGATTACGATGACGTAAGTTCAAGCATGACCGGGCACCCGAGCGTCGTGGTGCTCCCTGCCGTGCTGGCCGTGGGCGAAGAGGCCGGGATCACCGGGGGAAAAGCGCTGGAGGCCTATATTATAGGGGTTGAGGTGGCCTGCGCCATCAGCCGGGGCTTCAACCCCAGCCATTACAGCAGGGGCTGGCATACGACGAGCACCCTGGGCATATTTGGCGCCGCCGCGGCGGCGGGCAAAATAATAGGCCTGAACAGGGAACAGATGGCCAATGCTTTGGGCATAGCCGCCAGCGAGGCCTCGGGACTGAAAATAAATTTCGGCACCATGACCAAGTCCTTTCATGCCGGGAGAGCGGCGGCAAAAGGGCTGATGGCCGCTTTGCTGGCCGGGCAGGGGTTTACCGCCTCGCCTCGCGCCTTTGAGGGAGAGGCGGGGTTTGCCAAGGTGACCACGGAGAAATACGACCTTGAGCGCATCGTGGACACGATAGGCAGTCCTTTCGAATTTGAATCCCCCGGACTGTCGATCAAGCCGTATCCTTCCTGCAAAGGCACACACAACGGGATAGACGCCATGCTCTTTTTGGCCAGGGAATACGACCTGAAACCACAGGAAGTGGAATCCATTGAGTGTGGAGTGCAGCCCGTGGCCAACGATATCCTGATTTATCCCCGGCCCCGAACGGGGCTGGAAGGAAAGTTCAGCATGAATTTCTGCGTGGCCCTTGCCCTGCTGGAACGGGAAGTGAAACTGGAGCATTTTGTCGACAGCAAGGTGCGGGAACCGCAGGTCCGGGAAGCAATGGAAAAAGTGGCCATGCACGTCGACCCGGAAATGGCCAAGGTCGCCTATTTCAGGGGCACCTGGGACACCGAGGTGAAAGTGAAGCTGAAGAACGGCAAAACGTACAGCAAAAAAGTGGTGGATGCCAAGGGCGATCCCGGCAATCCCCTGACCGAGGAGGAACTGTTTGACAAGTACAGGGACTGTGCGCGGTTAGCCCTTCCACAGGAGAAAATAGAAAAGTCGGTTGCCTTGCTTAAGAACCTGCCTGGCCTGCCTGGCCTCAGCGAGCTTGTCGACCTTGTCGCATCCAGAAATTAG
- a CDS encoding MmgE/PrpD family protein, giving the protein MNPSAALASLVSRTRYEDIPAEVITRAKEVMLDTLSCAVAGYTVAPEECRWIIELVKELEGKPEATVWFDGFKTSVLNAALANATMVHTVDFDDTHLDSVSHLGAGLLGATLALAEKTGATGKEALAAFILGFDVGARAGNSVNGTGRTHYKYWHPTATAGTIAASAAAARLMELNEEEAEQAIGLGVDQAAGFRYCIDKGDFSKSLHPGWAAMRGVMAAMIIKKGANGPKGLLEYETGFCNAMSASPQVGELTKGLGKEYLIMQDAVKLYPTIHCSHTGIEAVLDIVRENDLKKDDIKAINLSITELAKGQGITYNPESVLAARLSIPFCVASAVNRRQVTLGDFTEETLNDPDFREVMNKTFIEPNPEFNKKYPRGLVTRAVVVTKDGKKYEKMHVYPKGHPERPATKDDLLQKYRSLTSLTWPQKKADDVYQAVMELEKLDNIKKLVEMF; this is encoded by the coding sequence ATGAATCCAAGCGCTGCGCTGGCCTCGTTAGTCAGCCGAACCAGGTACGAAGATATTCCGGCGGAGGTCATCACCCGCGCCAAAGAGGTGATGCTCGACACCCTTTCTTGCGCGGTGGCCGGTTACACCGTCGCCCCTGAAGAGTGCCGCTGGATCATTGAACTTGTCAAGGAACTGGAAGGCAAGCCGGAGGCGACGGTCTGGTTTGACGGATTTAAGACCTCGGTCCTCAATGCGGCCCTGGCCAATGCCACCATGGTGCACACGGTAGATTTTGACGATACTCACCTTGATTCAGTATCGCACCTGGGGGCCGGCCTTTTAGGGGCAACATTGGCCCTGGCTGAAAAAACGGGAGCCACGGGGAAAGAGGCCTTGGCGGCTTTTATCCTCGGTTTCGACGTGGGGGCGCGTGCCGGCAACTCCGTGAACGGCACGGGCAGAACACACTACAAATACTGGCATCCCACCGCCACGGCCGGCACCATCGCCGCATCCGCCGCCGCCGCCAGGCTCATGGAACTAAATGAAGAAGAGGCCGAACAAGCCATTGGCCTGGGGGTGGACCAGGCGGCAGGCTTCAGGTACTGTATCGACAAGGGCGACTTTTCCAAGAGCCTGCATCCCGGCTGGGCGGCAATGCGGGGCGTGATGGCCGCCATGATTATCAAAAAGGGCGCCAACGGGCCTAAGGGACTTTTGGAGTATGAAACAGGTTTTTGCAATGCCATGTCCGCCTCTCCGCAGGTCGGCGAACTGACAAAAGGGCTGGGCAAGGAGTATTTGATCATGCAGGACGCGGTAAAACTCTATCCCACCATCCACTGCAGCCATACCGGGATTGAGGCGGTCCTGGACATCGTCAGGGAGAACGACCTGAAAAAAGACGACATCAAGGCGATAAACCTGAGTATTACAGAACTGGCCAAAGGGCAGGGGATCACCTATAACCCGGAAAGCGTGCTGGCAGCCAGGTTGAGCATTCCCTTCTGCGTGGCCTCAGCGGTGAACAGGAGGCAGGTCACCCTCGGCGACTTTACGGAGGAAACACTAAATGATCCGGATTTCCGGGAAGTGATGAACAAGACGTTTATCGAGCCGAACCCGGAATTCAACAAAAAATATCCCCGTGGCCTGGTGACCCGTGCCGTGGTTGTGACCAAAGACGGCAAAAAGTACGAGAAGATGCACGTTTACCCGAAGGGGCACCCGGAAAGGCCGGCTACAAAGGACGACCTGCTCCAGAAATACCGGTCCCTGACTTCTTTGACCTGGCCGCAAAAGAAAGCGGATGATGTTTACCAGGCCGTTATGGAGTTGGAAAAACTGGATAATATCAAAAAACTGGTGGAGATGTTTTAA
- a CDS encoding proline racemase family protein: MHPQMTPYRVVIHRGGTSKGIFIKRNELPADPEKRDKVIRAIFGSPDLRQIDGLGGADVLTSKLAIIGPPTRPDADVDYTFAQVSFETDFVDFGGNCGNISAGVGPFAIDEGMVEAKEPVTKVRIHQTNTNSIIIADVPVVGGKAAVEGTHRIDGVPGTGAKIMLDFSDSAGAITGKLLPTGNSKDVLDVAGYGKFEVSIVDAANPLVFIEAKSLGMVGTETPAEIEADKELMKKIEAIRGTATIKIGLAKTLEEATKKSPYIPFFAIVSKPAAYKSFLTGETVNASDADIVSRLLFMLRMHKTYPGTGTVCTGAAARIPGTIVYDLLSGEAKKKTLLRIGHPGGVIEVEAKAEITPEGVKLQRAAYDRTARRIMEGYVWVKNSVL, encoded by the coding sequence ATGCATCCACAGATGACGCCTTACCGGGTGGTAATCCACCGGGGAGGAACGAGCAAGGGAATCTTCATCAAGAGGAACGAGCTTCCGGCCGATCCCGAAAAAAGGGATAAGGTGATCAGGGCGATCTTCGGCAGCCCCGACTTGAGGCAGATCGACGGCCTGGGCGGCGCGGACGTCCTGACGAGCAAGCTAGCCATTATCGGGCCGCCGACCCGGCCGGACGCTGACGTGGACTACACCTTCGCGCAGGTCAGCTTCGAGACCGACTTTGTCGACTTCGGCGGGAACTGCGGCAATATCTCGGCAGGAGTCGGGCCTTTCGCCATCGACGAGGGTATGGTGGAAGCGAAGGAGCCTGTCACCAAGGTGCGCATCCACCAGACCAACACCAACAGCATCATTATTGCTGATGTCCCGGTAGTGGGCGGGAAAGCCGCCGTCGAGGGCACCCACAGGATCGACGGGGTACCCGGAACCGGGGCCAAGATCATGCTTGACTTTTCCGATTCCGCCGGGGCAATTACCGGGAAACTCCTGCCCACCGGTAATTCCAAGGATGTCCTGGATGTGGCCGGGTACGGCAAATTTGAAGTCTCAATAGTCGACGCCGCCAACCCCCTGGTATTCATCGAAGCAAAAAGCCTGGGGATGGTAGGTACCGAGACGCCCGCCGAGATCGAGGCCGACAAGGAACTGATGAAAAAGATCGAGGCCATCCGCGGCACGGCTACCATCAAGATCGGCCTGGCCAAAACACTGGAAGAAGCGACGAAAAAGAGCCCGTATATACCGTTTTTCGCTATTGTCAGCAAGCCGGCCGCGTACAAGTCTTTCTTAACAGGCGAAACGGTAAACGCTTCCGACGCGGATATTGTTTCTCGCCTTCTCTTCATGCTGCGCATGCACAAGACTTACCCCGGCACGGGGACCGTCTGCACGGGAGCAGCGGCCAGAATACCCGGCACCATTGTTTACGACCTCTTGTCCGGCGAAGCGAAGAAGAAGACGCTTCTCAGGATCGGTCATCCGGGCGGCGTGATTGAAGTTGAGGCCAAGGCTGAAATCACGCCTGAAGGGGTCAAACTGCAGCGTGCGGCTTATGACAGGACGGCGCGCCGCATCATGGAAGGATATGTTTGGGTGAAGAACAGCGTTCTTTAG
- a CDS encoding 3-isopropylmalate dehydratase small subunit, protein MEEYIIRGRVHKYGDNINTDLISPAQYMELSYADMAAHAMEGVDPDFPKKMRPGDIIVAGKNFGSGSSRETAPIALKHAGVGAVVAEFFARIFYRNAINIGLPVIESTAAAQVNDGDELEIYPLTGIIKNITQNSEYRGSVLPGPILELIEAGGLVRQLEKRTGFKR, encoded by the coding sequence ATGGAAGAATACATCATCAGGGGGCGAGTGCACAAATACGGCGACAATATCAATACGGACCTGATCTCGCCTGCCCAGTACATGGAGCTTTCTTATGCGGACATGGCGGCCCACGCCATGGAGGGGGTGGATCCCGATTTCCCCAAAAAGATGCGCCCCGGGGATATCATCGTGGCGGGAAAAAATTTTGGATCCGGTTCCAGCAGGGAGACGGCGCCCATAGCTTTGAAACACGCCGGTGTGGGTGCGGTGGTGGCCGAATTTTTTGCCCGCATCTTCTACCGCAACGCCATAAATATTGGGCTGCCGGTGATCGAATCGACGGCAGCGGCGCAGGTTAACGATGGGGACGAACTGGAGATTTATCCCCTGACAGGGATTATTAAAAATATTACCCAAAACAGCGAGTACCGCGGGTCCGTCCTCCCCGGCCCGATCCTGGAACTGATCGAGGCGGGAGGGCTTGTTCGGCAGTTGGAAAAAAGAACGGGTTTTAAAAGGTAA
- a CDS encoding 3-isopropylmalate dehydratase large subunit: MGKTIAEKILAKKAGKREVSAGDIVVAGVDCAMMDDILGPRVEIAAEMKRLGASIWDKDRVVIISDHYSPAANVKQADILAFTRNWAREYGIKNFFEGRGPCHQVLAENGFALPGTLLVGTDSHTCTAGAFGCFGTGIGSTEMLGVLITGEIWLRVPETMKFVWNGVPGRGVMAKDMILKSIGDIGHAGATYKVMEFSGNAVRRLPLDERMCITNMAVEAGAKTGMIEPDEKVFEYLESIGKRDYSREIASDPDAVYASEMYYDAGELAPMVACPHEVDNVKPVDAVSGIKIDQAYLGSCTGGRLNDLEVAAEILRGKKVAPYCRLLVSPASQDVWLKASKAGILDTLVEAGAVILAPSCGACLGVHSGVLGAGECCISSTNRNFNGRMGSQEAQVYLASPATVAASALEGRIADPRRYL, encoded by the coding sequence GTGGGAAAAACCATAGCTGAAAAGATACTGGCAAAGAAAGCGGGGAAAAGGGAAGTTTCGGCGGGCGATATAGTCGTGGCCGGGGTGGACTGCGCCATGATGGACGACATCCTCGGTCCCAGGGTGGAAATAGCCGCCGAGATGAAAAGGCTGGGAGCTTCCATCTGGGACAAGGACAGGGTCGTGATAATATCTGACCATTATTCGCCGGCTGCCAACGTCAAGCAAGCCGATATACTCGCGTTTACCAGGAACTGGGCGCGCGAATACGGGATAAAAAACTTCTTTGAGGGGCGGGGACCGTGCCACCAGGTGCTGGCGGAAAACGGATTCGCCTTGCCCGGCACACTGCTGGTGGGGACCGATTCTCACACCTGCACGGCCGGGGCTTTCGGGTGTTTCGGCACCGGCATAGGTTCAACCGAAATGCTCGGTGTGCTCATCACGGGTGAAATATGGCTACGGGTCCCGGAAACGATGAAATTCGTCTGGAACGGCGTTCCCGGCAGGGGCGTGATGGCCAAAGACATGATCCTGAAAAGCATCGGAGACATCGGCCATGCCGGGGCTACCTACAAGGTGATGGAATTTAGCGGTAACGCCGTCCGCAGGTTGCCGCTTGACGAGCGAATGTGCATCACCAATATGGCGGTGGAGGCGGGTGCCAAAACAGGCATGATCGAACCGGATGAAAAAGTTTTTGAGTACCTGGAGTCCATTGGAAAGAGAGATTACAGCCGGGAGATTGCCAGCGACCCGGACGCCGTTTACGCCAGCGAAATGTATTACGATGCGGGCGAGCTCGCTCCGATGGTGGCTTGTCCCCACGAAGTGGATAACGTAAAACCGGTCGATGCTGTATCAGGGATAAAAATAGACCAGGCTTACTTGGGGTCCTGCACAGGCGGCCGTTTGAACGACCTGGAGGTGGCCGCGGAAATACTGCGGGGTAAAAAGGTGGCGCCTTACTGCCGCCTGCTGGTAAGCCCGGCTTCGCAGGATGTCTGGCTGAAAGCTTCCAAGGCGGGTATCCTTGACACGCTGGTGGAAGCGGGAGCGGTGATCCTGGCGCCGAGCTGCGGGGCCTGCTTGGGTGTACATTCCGGGGTTTTGGGTGCCGGAGAGTGCTGCATTTCTTCAACCAACCGCAATTTCAACGGCAGGATGGGCAGCCAAGAGGCTCAGGTTTACCTGGCTTCGCCCGCCACGGTAGCCGCCTCGGCGCTGGAAGGGCGGATCGCCGACCCGCGCCGTTACCTGTAA
- a CDS encoding sigma 54-interacting transcriptional regulator has protein sequence MRKVRIGCLTYGLLNNLTRDAIEKINDPDLEVTIFEGLMETLLAKVKQAYEDGIEVFVGGGANAAVVRAHQYPVVKIQLTAVDYIEAVLKAKAMGEKIAMVSYQKPIFCNLPKLKKITGVEAVPIVFRERAELEERLKAAGIDVVVGASLSNEIAESLHIPSILIYPGEETIISAIKEAKQMALALRKEKERTKTMEAILDFSQGGVIATDSSGCVIIYNPSAEKILGVNAGKVLGQPVSEVLPEISMDCSGGSVNPVIGAVENVNGIEIVVNKVPIEINSSVVGTVATFQKVSEIQKTEQAIRLLTKQKGFTAKATFANIIGKSKILREEVEKAKLYAKTNSNILIYGETGVGKELFAQSIHNYSARQNRPFVAINCAALPENLLESELFGYEEGAFTGSRKGGKTGLFEIAHEGTIFLDEIGEISRGLQARLLRVLQEKEVMKVGGDRVIPVDVRIIAATNIRIEDKIPHDFRDDLYYRLNVFHLTIPPLRQRKEDIVDLFMHFLKKYFNVKYFTDNIAECAGQVLTSYSWPGNIRELQNVAERFSLFFKNKSMDALNDDVIREMVISSIEEDRLFDDIVRQYNYRPDKKGKDLSPALVDKLESIFPRQKAKIAEKLGISRTTLWRSANIS, from the coding sequence ATGAGGAAAGTGCGGATCGGTTGTTTGACTTATGGCTTGCTGAACAATCTAACTCGCGATGCCATCGAAAAGATAAACGACCCGGATTTGGAGGTGACCATTTTTGAAGGCCTGATGGAAACCCTGCTGGCCAAGGTAAAGCAGGCTTACGAGGACGGCATCGAGGTTTTCGTGGGAGGAGGGGCCAATGCCGCCGTTGTTCGGGCTCACCAGTATCCTGTGGTCAAAATCCAGCTGACCGCCGTCGACTATATCGAGGCGGTACTGAAGGCCAAGGCCATGGGTGAGAAGATTGCAATGGTCAGCTACCAAAAACCGATTTTCTGCAACCTGCCGAAGCTAAAAAAGATTACGGGTGTGGAAGCGGTGCCCATAGTTTTCCGGGAACGCGCCGAACTTGAGGAGCGGCTTAAGGCCGCGGGGATTGACGTGGTAGTCGGAGCAAGCCTTTCCAATGAAATAGCGGAGTCGCTGCATATTCCCAGTATCTTGATTTATCCCGGAGAAGAAACGATTATCAGCGCCATCAAGGAGGCCAAGCAAATGGCCCTTGCCCTGCGCAAGGAAAAAGAGCGCACGAAGACCATGGAAGCCATACTCGACTTCTCGCAAGGCGGAGTGATTGCCACTGACTCATCCGGCTGCGTAATAATTTACAATCCTAGCGCCGAAAAAATCCTGGGAGTGAATGCCGGCAAAGTCCTGGGACAGCCGGTTTCCGAAGTCCTTCCGGAAATAAGCATGGACTGCAGCGGTGGATCTGTCAACCCTGTGATCGGAGCGGTGGAAAACGTAAACGGTATTGAAATTGTGGTCAACAAAGTGCCCATTGAAATCAACAGTTCGGTTGTGGGGACCGTGGCGACTTTCCAGAAGGTGTCCGAAATCCAGAAAACCGAGCAGGCAATTCGCCTGCTTACCAAGCAAAAGGGGTTCACCGCCAAGGCCACTTTCGCCAACATCATCGGCAAGTCAAAAATACTGCGGGAAGAAGTGGAAAAAGCCAAGCTGTACGCCAAAACCAATTCCAACATCCTCATTTACGGGGAAACGGGCGTGGGCAAAGAGCTTTTTGCCCAGAGCATTCACAATTACAGCGCCCGGCAAAACAGGCCTTTCGTGGCCATCAACTGCGCCGCTCTGCCTGAAAACCTGCTGGAGAGCGAACTGTTCGGGTACGAAGAGGGTGCGTTCACCGGCAGCCGTAAAGGCGGCAAGACAGGGCTTTTTGAGATAGCCCATGAAGGGACCATCTTTCTCGACGAAATCGGGGAAATCTCGCGGGGCCTGCAGGCGCGGCTGCTGCGGGTTTTGCAGGAAAAAGAAGTAATGAAAGTGGGCGGGGACCGGGTCATACCTGTGGATGTAAGGATTATTGCCGCTACAAACATCAGGATCGAGGACAAGATACCGCACGATTTCCGCGACGACCTTTATTACCGGCTGAACGTTTTTCACCTGACCATCCCTCCCCTGCGGCAGCGCAAGGAGGATATCGTCGACCTGTTCATGCATTTCTTGAAAAAGTATTTTAACGTGAAATATTTTACCGATAACATCGCCGAATGCGCCGGGCAGGTTTTGACTTCCTATTCCTGGCCCGGGAACATCAGGGAACTGCAAAACGTGGCGGAGAGGTTCAGCCTGTTTTTCAAGAATAAAAGCATGGACGCCCTGAACGACGATGTGATCAGGGAAATGGTTATTTCATCGATAGAAGAAGACAGGCTGTTTGATGATATTGTCAGGCAGTACAATTACCGGCCGGACAAGAAGGGAAAGGACCTTTCCCCGGCGCTCGTTGATAAGCTGGAATCCATTTTTCCCCGCCAGAAGGCGAAAATAGCCGAAAAACTCGGTATAAGCCGGACGACCCTGTGGAGGAGCGCTAACATTTCCTAA
- a CDS encoding oxaloacetate decarboxylase, whose protein sequence is MEKTTTKLRKLLARDKILVAPGTHDVLTAKIIEKEGFEAVYMTGYGTSASVLGQPDVGLLTMTEMVQRASNIAEAITVPLIADGDTGYGNAVNVARTVREYEKAGVACIQLEDQVAPKKCGHMMGRQIISAEEMVGKIKAACDARRDPDFMIMARTDARTNYGIEEALERGKLYEEAGADILFIESPESIEEMKMITKSFKVPVLANMLEHGRTPLLSAKELEEIGYDLVIFCVASTYVAAKAVTDLMRTLKKEGTTKNYLDKMITFEDFNKLIGLPEIRKMEQKYATGRNIDAPEGR, encoded by the coding sequence ATGGAAAAAACAACAACAAAGCTCCGCAAGCTGCTGGCCAGGGATAAAATCCTTGTTGCTCCAGGCACCCATGACGTCCTCACGGCAAAGATCATCGAAAAAGAGGGGTTTGAGGCCGTTTACATGACTGGTTACGGCACATCGGCAAGCGTCCTTGGCCAGCCGGACGTAGGTCTTTTAACCATGACGGAAATGGTGCAACGGGCTTCCAACATTGCGGAAGCGATAACCGTGCCCCTTATCGCCGACGGCGATACCGGCTACGGCAACGCCGTCAACGTGGCCCGGACAGTGCGGGAGTACGAAAAAGCGGGAGTAGCCTGCATCCAACTGGAAGACCAGGTGGCTCCCAAAAAGTGCGGCCACATGATGGGCCGGCAGATCATTTCGGCGGAAGAAATGGTGGGCAAGATCAAGGCCGCCTGCGACGCCAGGAGAGACCCTGATTTTATGATCATGGCCAGGACGGACGCCCGGACCAACTACGGCATCGAAGAAGCCCTCGAAAGAGGTAAACTATACGAGGAAGCTGGGGCGGATATCCTCTTCATCGAGTCGCCGGAATCAATCGAGGAGATGAAGATGATCACAAAAAGCTTCAAGGTTCCGGTGCTGGCCAACATGCTGGAACACGGCAGGACGCCTCTCCTTTCGGCCAAGGAACTGGAGGAGATCGGCTATGACCTGGTCATCTTCTGCGTGGCTTCCACCTACGTGGCGGCCAAAGCCGTCACCGACCTGATGCGGACGCTGAAAAAGGAAGGCACGACCAAAAATTACCTGGATAAAATGATCACCTTTGAAGACTTCAATAAGCTGATCGGTCTCCCTGAAATAAGGAAAATGGAACAAAAGTACGCCACCGGCCGGAACATCGACGCCCCCGAAGGGCGCTGA
- a CDS encoding MBL fold metallo-hydrolase, with protein MVQEVAAGIYRIEVPLPGNPLKYLNSYLIRGRGKNLLVDSGFNRPECREYLLEGLRELQVDLSETEFFITHCHADHYGLLASLAGGGSRVYCSRADAELIDKMRQRAYWQNIGSLFRLHGFSAAHLEEALKDHPGNRYGAEKKVNFAHVADGDEIAVGDYVFTCVQTPGHTPQHMCLYEAGQKILFSGDHILDDITPNISLWEENLDSLGDYLKSLDKVSGMEIDLVLPGHRRLLAGCRKRIAELKAHHQTRLDEILAILRDGEMSAYEVASCMSWDLTFRSWEQFPLAQKWFAAGEAMAHLKYLLDRGKVKKTAKDGTAVFSLKR; from the coding sequence TTGGTTCAAGAAGTGGCTGCAGGAATATACAGGATTGAAGTCCCGCTTCCGGGCAATCCTTTGAAGTATCTGAATTCATACCTGATCAGGGGCCGCGGTAAAAACCTCCTGGTGGACAGCGGTTTTAACAGGCCGGAATGCAGGGAATACCTGCTGGAAGGTCTGCGAGAACTTCAGGTAGACTTGAGTGAAACAGAGTTTTTTATCACGCATTGCCATGCCGATCACTATGGTCTTCTGGCCTCTTTAGCCGGCGGCGGTTCGCGCGTGTATTGCAGCAGGGCGGACGCGGAGTTGATCGACAAAATGAGGCAGAGGGCGTACTGGCAGAACATCGGTTCGCTGTTTCGCCTGCACGGTTTCTCCGCCGCCCACCTGGAGGAGGCCCTGAAAGACCATCCCGGCAACAGGTACGGTGCGGAGAAAAAAGTGAACTTTGCACATGTCGCCGACGGCGATGAGATCGCGGTGGGAGACTATGTGTTCACCTGCGTGCAAACGCCCGGCCATACCCCGCAGCACATGTGCCTTTACGAAGCCGGACAAAAAATACTGTTTTCCGGCGATCATATCCTTGACGACATCACGCCCAACATTTCCTTGTGGGAGGAAAACCTCGATTCGCTAGGCGATTACCTGAAAAGCCTGGATAAGGTGAGCGGGATGGAGATTGACCTGGTCTTGCCGGGCCACCGGAGATTGCTCGCCGGCTGCCGGAAAAGGATCGCCGAGCTGAAGGCCCACCATCAAACAAGGCTGGACGAGATCCTCGCCATCCTGCGGGATGGGGAGATGAGCGCTTATGAAGTAGCCAGCTGCATGTCCTGGGACCTCACTTTCCGCTCCTGGGAACAATTCCCCTTGGCCCAGAAATGGTTTGCGGCGGGTGAGGCCATGGCGCACCTGAAATACCTTCTTGACAGGGGTAAGGTTAAAAAAACGGCAAAGGACGGGACAGCGGTGTTTTCCTTGAAACGGTAA